One region of uncultured Sulfurimonas sp. genomic DNA includes:
- a CDS encoding DUF4080 domain-containing protein, whose product MIILTTLNSRYTHSSIGLRYLYANLKELQRDASIMEFSINDAIQTIAEKILMHSPKIVGIGVYIWNATQVKELLHLIKKISPDTKVILGGPEVTHEPFRVNFDEADFIIQGEGDIAFYNLCKDIINNNPIENKIIKMSLPSLKEIALPYEYYTDDDIKNRYLYVEVSRGCPFECEFCLSSMDEKVRAFNLDAVLLEFEKLWQRGARNFKFVDRTFNLNILTANKILDFFLAKEPPYFAHFEVIPDHFPASIKDKIKQFKDGALQLEIGIQTLNPEIANNISRQLKLEKIKENILFLENETNAHIHLDLIVGLPGESIESFGANLDELVSLSSCEIQIGILKKLSGTFINRHDIEHKMVYSDVPPYDILKNSQLSFNDIQIMKRFSRFWDLTYNSGNFKSSVSLIWKDSTEVFKNFYAFSAWIYTQTDSTWKISLQRLGELLFLYLCKVKNIEPELVASAMLEDMMKLKGRAIPVYLKPFSKNFSIDAKSGTAGFNKRQN is encoded by the coding sequence ATGATAATTTTAACAACCCTAAACTCAAGATACACGCACAGCTCAATTGGTCTTAGATATCTTTATGCAAACCTTAAAGAACTTCAAAGAGATGCCAGCATTATGGAGTTTAGCATAAACGATGCTATTCAAACTATAGCAGAAAAGATACTTATGCACTCGCCAAAAATAGTAGGTATAGGTGTCTATATATGGAATGCTACTCAAGTAAAAGAACTACTACATCTCATTAAAAAAATTTCTCCAGATACTAAAGTGATACTTGGAGGTCCTGAAGTTACACACGAACCTTTTAGAGTTAATTTTGATGAAGCTGACTTTATAATTCAAGGCGAAGGAGATATTGCATTTTACAATCTTTGTAAAGATATAATAAATAATAATCCTATAGAAAACAAAATCATAAAGATGTCTCTTCCATCTTTAAAAGAGATTGCCCTTCCTTATGAATACTACACAGATGATGATATAAAAAATCGCTATCTTTATGTAGAAGTCTCGAGAGGCTGTCCTTTTGAGTGTGAATTTTGTCTATCTTCCATGGATGAAAAAGTAAGAGCCTTTAATCTAGACGCTGTTTTATTGGAGTTTGAAAAGTTATGGCAAAGAGGTGCTAGAAACTTTAAATTTGTAGATAGAACCTTCAATCTAAACATATTAACTGCAAATAAAATTCTAGACTTCTTTTTAGCAAAAGAGCCTCCTTATTTTGCACATTTTGAGGTTATTCCTGATCACTTTCCTGCATCTATAAAAGATAAAATTAAACAATTTAAAGATGGAGCTTTACAGCTTGAGATTGGCATCCAGACTTTAAACCCAGAAATAGCAAATAATATCTCAAGACAACTAAAACTAGAAAAAATAAAAGAAAATATACTATTTTTGGAAAATGAAACTAATGCACATATTCATCTAGATTTAATTGTTGGGCTTCCTGGTGAATCAATAGAAAGTTTTGGAGCTAACTTGGATGAACTTGTTAGCTTGAGTAGTTGTGAGATACAAATAGGCATCTTAAAAAAACTCTCTGGAACTTTTATAAATCGCCATGATATAGAACATAAAATGGTTTATAGCGATGTTCCACCTTATGATATACTAAAAAATTCTCAGCTTAGTTTTAATGATATTCAAATCATGAAAAGATTTTCAAGGTTTTGGGACTTAACTTACAATAGTGGTAACTTTAAAAGTAGTGTATCTCTAATTTGGAAAGACTCAACAGAAGTTTTTAAAAACTTTTACGCTTTTAGTGCTTGGATCTATACGCAAACGGATTCTACATGGAAAATCTCTCTTCAAAGACTTGGTGAACTTCTGTTTTTATACTTATGCAAAGTGAAAAATATAGAGCCTGAGTTAGTAGCATCTGCGATGTTAGAAGATATGATGAAATTAAAAGGCAGAGCTATTCCAGTCTATTTAAAGCCTTTTAGTAAAAACTTTAGCATAGATGCAAAGAGTGGAACAGCAGGATTTAACAAAAGACAAAACTAA
- a CDS encoding methyl-accepting chemotaxis protein, whose translation MNLLSLFKNNQALVLFVTLVGVAIFSLIGSNYILGGVIVALLIVSLFVPAGELKNSESELSKSMFRVIMNSASGNLEDRVTNIPDDNTDLSKRAWALNDLLDQLEAFMRDTETTIENAAVGNTYRKTYPAGLHGIFRNTSKSLNSAISSIASGYETKIRGELSQSLSTLGGGVSSGLTVIQEDINLTQKNAATIVNVSQKTADESSKSLQSVVEIGSRLSSLLELISSSHEGIISLENRSREISEVVNLIKDIADQTNLLALNAAIEAARAGAHGRGFAVVADEVRKLAERTQKATNEIEINISTLQQDANDMRTNSDNISEIAQKSTDVIHAFEATFTELNSLAENSSSEAIQIQNRLFTTLVKVDHIIFKSNAYSTVLESNKNREFADHRSCRMGKWYLGVGQERFGKTKSFKEMDAPHALVHDSVFANLEFVKNDSTLKYDNPKVIIKNFTNMENASKELYIKLDNMIEEFNISN comes from the coding sequence ATGAATTTATTATCTCTATTCAAGAATAATCAAGCTTTAGTACTTTTTGTTACACTAGTTGGTGTTGCAATATTTAGTCTTATTGGCTCAAACTATATATTAGGCGGAGTTATAGTCGCCTTACTAATAGTTTCACTTTTTGTTCCAGCAGGAGAGCTTAAAAACTCTGAATCAGAACTATCTAAATCAATGTTTAGAGTTATTATGAATTCGGCTTCAGGTAATCTTGAAGATCGTGTAACTAATATACCAGATGATAATACAGACCTTTCAAAACGTGCATGGGCTCTAAATGATCTCTTAGATCAATTAGAAGCTTTTATGAGAGACACGGAGACAACAATAGAAAATGCTGCAGTAGGAAATACTTATAGAAAAACTTACCCAGCTGGACTTCATGGAATTTTTCGTAACACTTCTAAAAGTTTGAATAGTGCCATTTCATCTATTGCAAGTGGTTATGAAACAAAAATAAGAGGTGAACTCTCTCAAAGTTTAAGCACTCTTGGTGGTGGTGTTAGTTCTGGGCTTACAGTAATCCAAGAAGACATCAATTTAACACAAAAAAATGCTGCTACAATTGTTAATGTTTCTCAAAAAACAGCAGATGAATCGTCTAAAAGCTTACAAAGCGTCGTAGAAATTGGTTCTAGATTAAGTAGTTTATTAGAGCTTATCTCATCAAGCCATGAAGGTATTATTAGTTTAGAAAATCGCTCAAGAGAGATTTCTGAGGTTGTTAATCTTATCAAAGATATTGCAGACCAAACAAATCTACTTGCACTAAACGCAGCCATTGAAGCTGCTCGTGCAGGTGCGCATGGACGTGGTTTTGCTGTAGTTGCTGATGAAGTTCGTAAACTTGCAGAACGTACTCAAAAAGCTACAAATGAGATAGAGATAAACATCTCAACACTTCAACAAGATGCAAATGATATGAGAACTAATTCTGATAATATTTCAGAGATAGCACAAAAATCTACCGATGTAATTCACGCTTTTGAAGCTACTTTTACAGAACTTAACTCTTTAGCTGAAAACTCATCAAGCGAAGCAATTCAAATTCAAAATCGTTTATTTACTACTTTAGTAAAAGTTGATCATATTATCTTTAAGTCAAACGCTTACTCAACCGTACTTGAATCAAACAAAAATAGAGAATTTGCAGATCATAGAAGTTGTCGTATGGGCAAATGGTACTTAGGTGTAGGTCAAGAAAGATTTGGTAAAACTAAATCATTTAAAGAGATGGATGCACCCCATGCTCTTGTTCATGACTCCGTATTTGCAAATTTAGAATTTGTAAAAAATGATTCAACTCTAAAATATGATAATCCAAAAGTTATTATTAAAAACTTTACTAATATGGAAAATGCATCTAAAGAACTTTATATTAAACTTGACAATATGATTGAAGAATTTAATATTTCTAATTAA
- a CDS encoding PAS domain-containing protein yields the protein MLKEMKEDDFIVSKTDLKGRITYTNKIFMEMAGYSEAELLGKPHNIIRHQDMPKAVFRYLWNTIEKKEEVFAYVLNKTKDNNGYWVYANITASLDTNGNIIGYYSVRRRPNPKALDIIIPLYKKMLEVEKNSGVDASFKILTDILKEKGASYNEFIISIQE from the coding sequence ATGTTAAAAGAAATGAAAGAAGATGATTTTATCGTCTCCAAAACAGACTTAAAAGGTCGCATAACATACACAAACAAGATATTTATGGAAATGGCTGGATATTCTGAGGCAGAACTTTTAGGAAAACCTCACAACATTATTCGTCATCAAGATATGCCAAAAGCTGTTTTTCGTTATCTCTGGAATACTATCGAAAAAAAAGAAGAAGTCTTTGCTTATGTACTAAATAAAACAAAAGACAATAACGGATATTGGGTATATGCAAATATTACTGCCTCCCTAGATACCAATGGGAATATTATCGGTTACTACTCTGTTAGACGAAGACCAAACCCTAAAGCTCTTGATATTATTATACCTCTATATAAAAAGATGCTAGAAGTTGAAAAAAACAGTGGAGTAGATGCTTCATTTAAAATTTTAACTGACATATTAAAAGAAAAAGGAGCTAGTTACAATGAATTTATTATCTCTATTCAAGAATAA
- a CDS encoding MFS transporter — MPKVLTMLGYCASDIGIIFAAGPLVRFILPFAFTRGLKLDVKSFNIAIVIMLFSSFSFFFSVDSFYKLLFSNIGLGIGLSIILPYIEVISLKTIGKERYGKIRLFGSVGFVVVALVLVKFLSSPYIALNYLLIFTSLTAIVAFLITKNADAITKQTQEIDNDIKLLSDWKLWVGLTLMQVSFGAFYNFFTIYETDYGVSMDTTIYLWSFGVLAEIVMLFSQGKLLRKNLLLILQITTFATSIRWFLLFAFPQNLTILFFSQTLHALSFALFHSAAISYLFYLYKHQSLAQQFFSGITYGLGGFIGALYAGYIYEIFPRYLFLSAAFIALMASWFLYLWSQKSKTKVVV, encoded by the coding sequence ATGCCTAAAGTTCTCACTATGCTAGGTTATTGTGCTAGTGATATAGGTATTATCTTTGCAGCTGGTCCTTTAGTTAGGTTTATACTTCCTTTTGCTTTTACTAGAGGTTTAAAACTCGATGTAAAAAGTTTTAATATTGCCATAGTTATTATGCTCTTTAGCTCTTTTTCATTTTTCTTTTCGGTTGATAGTTTTTACAAGCTTTTGTTTTCAAATATTGGTCTTGGCATCGGACTTAGCATAATTCTTCCTTATATAGAAGTGATTTCATTAAAAACCATTGGTAAAGAGAGATATGGAAAGATTAGACTTTTTGGTTCAGTTGGTTTTGTTGTTGTTGCCTTGGTTTTAGTGAAATTTTTAAGTAGTCCATATATAGCTTTAAATTATCTTTTGATATTTACTTCATTAACAGCTATTGTGGCTTTTTTAATTACTAAAAATGCAGATGCAATCACTAAACAAACTCAAGAGATAGACAACGATATTAAGCTTTTGTCTGATTGGAAGTTGTGGGTAGGTTTAACTTTGATGCAAGTTAGTTTTGGAGCTTTTTACAACTTTTTTACAATCTATGAAACTGACTATGGCGTAAGTATGGACACAACTATATATCTTTGGAGCTTTGGAGTCTTGGCGGAAATAGTTATGCTTTTTTCTCAAGGTAAATTACTTCGTAAAAATCTACTCTTAATTCTTCAAATAACGACCTTTGCAACTTCTATAAGATGGTTTTTACTCTTTGCATTTCCTCAAAACCTTACAATACTCTTTTTCTCTCAAACGCTTCATGCACTTAGTTTTGCTCTATTTCACTCAGCGGCTATTAGTTACTTGTTTTATCTTTATAAACATCAATCTTTAGCTCAGCAGTTTTTCTCAGGTATAACTTATGGTCTTGGTGGTTTTATAGGGGCTCTTTATGCGGGGTATATATATGAAATATTTCCAAGATACCTCTTTTTAAGTGCGGCTTTTATCGCACTTATGGCATCTTGGTTTTTATATCTTTGGTCTCAAAAGTCAAAAACGAAAGTTGTTGTTTGA
- a CDS encoding DUF481 domain-containing protein, which produces MKKLLIIALLSTQYLFALISITPVELGEKPGISGKIEVGLETKRGNTEKDNYKASARVNYDNNESYVIWGEFSSEYGESNYVKDTNKNFSHLRYIHSLTQDENLRYEFFAQLESDEFRQINSRVLGGGGLRYRIFNSADSGKGFIGLGGFYEGIEYKDHKKDPEENNFRLNSYLAYKVNISDMSSFSYVFYYQPKVDAFSDHSISNQLELKIHVLKKLFLKFNVIWNDDSLPPSGVKRDDFTQTTTFVFDF; this is translated from the coding sequence ATGAAAAAACTTTTAATTATTGCTCTGTTATCAACTCAGTATCTTTTTGCACTTATATCTATAACTCCGGTAGAACTAGGTGAAAAACCAGGAATATCTGGGAAAATAGAAGTAGGTCTTGAAACAAAAAGAGGAAATACAGAAAAAGATAACTACAAGGCTTCTGCAAGAGTAAATTATGACAACAATGAAAGCTATGTAATTTGGGGTGAGTTCTCTAGTGAATATGGAGAGTCAAACTATGTAAAAGATACAAATAAGAACTTCTCACATCTAAGATATATTCACTCACTAACTCAAGATGAAAACTTGAGATATGAATTTTTTGCGCAACTTGAAAGTGATGAGTTTAGACAAATCAACAGTAGAGTTTTAGGTGGTGGTGGATTAAGATATAGAATATTTAACTCTGCTGATAGTGGTAAAGGTTTTATTGGCTTAGGCGGATTTTATGAAGGTATTGAGTATAAAGATCATAAAAAAGATCCTGAAGAAAACAACTTTAGATTAAACTCATATCTTGCTTATAAAGTAAATATTTCTGATATGTCTTCTTTTTCGTATGTTTTTTACTATCAACCAAAAGTAGACGCTTTTTCAGACCATTCAATATCAAATCAACTTGAATTAAAAATTCATGTATTGAAAAAATTGTTTTTAAAATTTAATGTCATATGGAATGATGATAGTTTACCACCATCAGGCGTTAAAAGAGATGACTTTACTCAAACAACAACTTTCGTTTTTGACTTTTGA
- a CDS encoding DUF481 domain-containing protein has protein sequence MKKIVLSVVVASSLLMASDVAQEQLKKEIAQSKADAKALAEKIKKLEAQLPPNENLVTHTELGFIQTQGNTQTETFNLDLEAKKGWGKHLVKFLFDAQYALDNKNETKNKYATELEYAYSLSDRLSATYLVGFKKDKFSGFDYQAYTGPGLKYLVLKNKKHNLTVDGSILYSQDDEEDTNYDAAGNVIDYPNPDNIATASTTYGPLDNYGSYRVKGVYAWQILDNLKFNQDLSFRARFNDSTIYFVTSKTAFSSKINSTFSAGISYKVDYVNSPPSAKETADRTFTANLIIDY, from the coding sequence TTGAAAAAAATAGTATTAAGTGTAGTAGTAGCAAGTTCTTTGCTTATGGCATCTGATGTAGCGCAAGAGCAACTAAAAAAAGAGATAGCACAAAGTAAGGCAGATGCAAAAGCATTAGCTGAGAAAATCAAAAAACTAGAAGCTCAGCTTCCACCAAATGAAAACCTAGTAACTCATACAGAGTTAGGTTTTATTCAAACTCAAGGTAATACTCAAACTGAGACTTTCAACCTAGATTTAGAAGCAAAAAAAGGATGGGGTAAGCATCTTGTAAAATTTTTATTTGATGCTCAATACGCACTAGATAACAAAAATGAAACTAAAAATAAATATGCTACAGAGCTAGAGTATGCTTACTCACTCTCAGATAGATTATCAGCTACTTATTTAGTTGGTTTCAAAAAAGATAAATTTTCTGGTTTTGATTATCAAGCTTATACCGGTCCTGGTCTTAAATACCTAGTCCTAAAAAATAAAAAACACAACCTAACTGTAGATGGAAGTATTCTCTACTCCCAAGATGATGAAGAAGATACAAACTATGATGCAGCTGGAAATGTCATAGATTATCCAAATCCTGACAACATAGCTACAGCATCTACAACTTATGGACCACTAGACAACTACGGCTCTTACAGAGTTAAAGGTGTTTACGCATGGCAAATCTTGGATAATCTAAAGTTCAACCAAGATCTCTCATTTAGAGCTAGATTCAATGACTCTACTATCTATTTTGTAACATCAAAAACAGCATTTTCAAGTAAAATAAACTCTACATTCTCTGCTGGTATTAGTTATAAAGTTGACTATGTAAACTCTCCTCCATCAGCTAAAGAGACGGCAGATAGAACTTTTACTGCTAACTTGATAATAGATTATTAA
- a CDS encoding mechanosensitive ion channel domain-containing protein, translating to MDISKYTDMTFLYASQYGLKIIASLLIFFVGKWAIKKLTKLSKKLMEKAKVDQTLVEFAESLIYFVLLIVVILAALNTLGINTTSFLAVFGAASLAIGLALKDSLANIGAAVLIIIFRPFKVGDFIEAGGASGTVEDINLFSTIISPVDNRTIIVPNSSIIKSNITNYSKKATRRVSHTFGIGYDDDLKLAKETLMQIMLDDERILSEPAPFVAVSELADSSVNFVFRAWTKTEDYWSVHHDTLEKVKLTFDEKGISIPYPQMDIHTNKIEG from the coding sequence ATGGATATATCTAAATATACAGACATGACTTTTTTATACGCTAGTCAATACGGCTTAAAAATAATAGCTTCCTTACTAATATTTTTTGTTGGTAAGTGGGCTATAAAGAAACTTACTAAGCTTAGTAAGAAGCTTATGGAAAAAGCAAAAGTTGATCAAACTTTAGTTGAGTTTGCTGAGAGTTTAATCTACTTTGTACTGCTTATAGTTGTTATTTTAGCAGCTCTAAACACTTTAGGAATAAACACAACTTCATTTTTAGCAGTATTTGGTGCAGCTTCACTTGCAATAGGTTTGGCACTTAAAGATTCATTAGCAAATATTGGTGCTGCGGTTCTTATCATCATCTTTCGCCCCTTTAAAGTTGGCGACTTTATAGAAGCTGGTGGAGCTTCAGGAACAGTTGAGGATATAAATCTTTTCTCTACTATCATATCTCCGGTTGATAACAGAACTATCATAGTTCCAAACTCATCCATCATAAAATCAAACATAACTAACTACTCTAAAAAAGCTACTCGCCGTGTTAGTCATACTTTTGGCATCGGCTATGATGATGATTTGAAACTTGCAAAAGAGACATTGATGCAAATCATGTTAGATGATGAGAGAATACTTAGTGAACCTGCACCATTTGTAGCAGTTAGCGAGTTAGCAGACTCTAGTGTAAACTTTGTTTTTCGTGCATGGACAAAAACAGAGGATTATTGGAGTGTTCATCACGACACTTTAGAAAAAGTAAAACTTACATTTGATGAAAAAGGAATCTCTATTCCTTACCCACAAATGGATATACACACAAACAAAATAGAAGGATAA
- a CDS encoding DUF309 domain-containing protein, protein MNEKKHKKHLEDFLICLNQKKYYEAHEALEEIWFPRRFEDNDEMRLLKGFINASVSFELSIKGRKEASQKVWKNYLKYKPLLYKIDSPYIDTYHFISNTIEQIKD, encoded by the coding sequence ATGAATGAGAAAAAGCATAAAAAACATTTAGAAGATTTTTTAATATGTCTAAATCAAAAAAAATACTATGAAGCACATGAAGCCTTAGAAGAAATCTGGTTTCCTAGACGCTTTGAAGACAATGATGAGATGAGGCTTTTAAAAGGTTTTATAAATGCATCTGTTAGTTTTGAGCTAAGCATAAAAGGAAGAAAAGAAGCTAGTCAAAAGGTTTGGAAAAATTATCTTAAATACAAACCGCTATTATACAAAATAGACTCTCCATATATAGATACCTATCACTTCATCTCTAACACAATTGAACAAATAAAAGACTAA
- a CDS encoding metal ABC transporter permease, with protein sequence MTDILLVPIALVIILVMLHSWFGLRILKKGIIFTDLAIAQFAALGSAISLGYFHAEYFYALTLAFALLSALLIAIASQREIKLEAFIGLLYVLGASGIMMVLSHSAEGMEHFKSLLASDILFTPADEVIKSAFIYAGIALILYKVYPRVTGFLKELLFFSLLALTVTSSVHLAGVLVVFVLLIAPALVSTSLRLNKTLLSSFIFGWFFSISAIILSYYFDLPTGYTIVFLGALMSSIIVLFTSKIKRQA encoded by the coding sequence ATGACAGATATTTTACTTGTTCCTATAGCCTTAGTTATCATTCTTGTTATGCTTCACTCATGGTTTGGTTTGCGCATACTAAAAAAAGGCATCATATTTACGGACTTGGCAATTGCTCAGTTTGCAGCTCTTGGTTCTGCCATAAGTTTAGGATATTTTCACGCTGAGTATTTTTATGCGCTAACACTTGCTTTTGCTCTTTTGAGTGCTCTTTTGATAGCTATAGCATCTCAAAGAGAGATAAAACTAGAAGCATTTATAGGGCTTTTATATGTCTTAGGTGCTAGTGGGATTATGATGGTTTTATCTCACTCTGCTGAGGGAATGGAGCATTTTAAGTCACTTCTAGCGAGTGATATTCTTTTTACTCCTGCGGATGAAGTTATTAAAAGTGCTTTTATCTACGCAGGTATAGCTCTTATTTTATATAAAGTATATCCCAGAGTTACAGGCTTTTTAAAAGAGCTTTTGTTTTTTTCTTTGTTAGCTCTAACGGTTACATCATCCGTGCATCTAGCTGGTGTTTTAGTGGTTTTTGTACTATTGATAGCTCCAGCTTTAGTATCGACTTCTCTTAGACTTAACAAAACTCTTTTAAGTAGTTTTATTTTTGGATGGTTTTTTAGTATAAGTGCTATTATACTTTCTTACTATTTTGATCTTCCAACAGGATACACTATTGTATTTTTAGGCGCTCTTATGAGTTCAATTATAGTATTATTTACATCTAAAATAAAAAGGCAAGCATGA
- a CDS encoding zinc ABC transporter substrate-binding protein produces MKNKFLLLLLLPLTLFAHMNIAVSYPYIGAITKSIGGEHINTVVLAKGNWDPHFVVPRPSLISKVRNADALIMNGGQLEIGWLPPLLNRASNPKTQVGASTFLNLSHHMHLIHKPANVDRAGGDVHPDGNPHFHLDPQNILVLAKTIEEFLISIDSEHTDIYKNNYKNFSDTWQEKMSIWQEKMGSKRGLKVIQFHNNLAYFNQAYGLVNVGTIEPLPGIPPSSRHIIKTIKLIKEQKPCCILHDVYHSTKTAEYIKDKTGIKIILMPHDIGALESIEDLSSLFEYLTSAIK; encoded by the coding sequence ATGAAAAATAAATTTTTACTATTACTACTTTTACCACTAACACTTTTTGCTCACATGAACATAGCTGTTAGTTACCCTTACATCGGTGCTATTACAAAAAGCATCGGTGGTGAGCATATAAATACTGTTGTATTAGCAAAAGGAAACTGGGATCCGCACTTTGTTGTTCCTCGTCCTTCTCTTATATCAAAAGTAAGAAATGCAGATGCACTTATAATGAATGGAGGACAACTAGAGATTGGTTGGTTACCTCCACTTCTAAACAGAGCATCTAACCCTAAAACACAAGTTGGAGCTAGTACTTTTTTAAATCTTTCTCATCATATGCATCTTATACATAAACCTGCTAATGTTGACCGTGCTGGTGGGGATGTGCATCCAGATGGAAACCCTCACTTTCATCTTGACCCTCAAAATATTTTAGTTTTAGCAAAAACTATTGAAGAGTTTCTTATTTCAATAGACAGTGAACATACTGATATTTATAAAAATAATTATAAAAACTTCTCTGATACTTGGCAAGAGAAAATGAGCATCTGGCAAGAAAAAATGGGGTCTAAAAGAGGTCTAAAAGTTATACAGTTTCATAACAATCTAGCTTATTTTAATCAAGCTTATGGACTTGTAAATGTTGGTACTATAGAGCCACTTCCAGGCATCCCACCATCATCAAGACACATCATAAAAACCATAAAGCTCATAAAAGAGCAAAAACCATGTTGCATCTTGCATGACGTTTATCACTCTACAAAAACAGCTGAGTACATCAAAGATAAAACTGGTATAAAAATAATTTTAATGCCTCACGATATCGGTGCATTAGAGAGTATTGAAGATTTAAGCTCACTTTTTGAGTATCTAACAAGTGCTATTAAATGA
- a CDS encoding (2Fe-2S)-binding protein encodes MLVCDCNDVHYDAIKEAVKKYGDNIEAIMEETEAGTVCECCLEEDCEKVDLPLPLAIKKALQELE; translated from the coding sequence ATGTTAGTATGTGACTGTAATGATGTGCATTATGATGCAATAAAAGAAGCTGTTAAAAAGTATGGAGACAACATAGAAGCTATCATGGAAGAGACTGAAGCTGGAACTGTTTGTGAGTGTTGTCTTGAAGAAGATTGTGAAAAAGTAGATTTACCTCTTCCTTTAGCTATAAAAAAAGCTCTCCAAGAGTTAGAGTAG